In Camelus dromedarius isolate mCamDro1 chromosome 16, mCamDro1.pat, whole genome shotgun sequence, the genomic stretch GGGGTCCCTAAGGGGTCACCTTGTCCATGCCCTTGCCTCCAGGTGGACTTGGTATTATAAGTCCTATTTTGAAGATGAGACTACTGAGGCCCAGGGGGGTGGTTAAGAGACTGGTCCACCATCCAGAGCCAGGGAAGGAAGCACGGGACTAGAGCCATGGTCTCCTAAATTCCCCCACTCCACCTCCAATCTCACCAGCCCCTCTTTGAGACAATTCTCAGGTTGGTTCTTCTCTGTTCTCcatcccccacccttcccctagCTGGAAAGCAGCCTCCCTCTGTGTCCATCTCAGGCTGGtgtacacagcaggtgcttcCTTCAGGTCTGTGGATGCAACAGGTGGATGAAGGCAGGAACACACCAGACATGGAGTTGCTGTCCAGGACACCTAGAGCAGTGGTGTTTAGCAGGATGCGTGGATGTGAGCAGACGCTTGAAGGCTGCTTAGGAATGTTCCAGTGAGCCAGGGAGCAAGGTTGGTGTATTTCTATCTGGAATGGGAAGGGTATCTcagccagagggaacagcatgtgcaaagagaGGGAGAGGACGTGAGGTGATCAAGGGACAGTGATGGTTCAGTTAGACCTGAGCATGAGGAGGTGACGGGCAatgaggctggggcagggctgcagggaaggggtgggTCCTGTGCCAAGGACCCTCCTGGCCCTGCATGGACTTATTCGGTGGTCACTGCTTTCTTACAGTCCTAACAGACAAAGAGGCTCCGTCTGGTAGATATGGAATATCTTTAATGCCCCGATTTCTTTTTGCCACGCATGGCTTTGCTCTGCGATATTCAGGAGGCACATGTCCCAGGAGCCTGGTTCACAAGGGAGCCTGGGTTGACGTGCTCTTCTTTACCTTCAGGCCTTTTCTCTTGTGCAGCCCCGTTCAGGGCAGGTGAGCATCGTGGGcgtgggcctgggcctgggcctgggcgtGAGTGTGGCCCAGCTCTGAGGGCATCAGTCGCATCAGCTCCTCTGAGGCCCCAGGGGAGGCACAGGGCAGCTCGTCAGGATCCAGGTTGGCATCGCTCCAGCCCTCGGAGCTGTCACTGTGGCCGTCCAGACTGGTGGCTTCATCCTCAGATATAATGACAATCTCAGCCATGTCCTGCCCAAGGTTGCTGTCTAAGTCCTCTGCCAGGTGGTCAGTGGCCCCCTCAGCCTCACTGGCTCTGTGGATGTCTACTGCATCCTCCTGCTTCTGCTCAGAGCCAACTGAAGGGGCACTGCAGAGCCCTGGCGCAGGCCGGGCGGGGGTCTTGGCTCTGCCCTGGCCAGCCCAGAAGAGGGTGAGCTCTTGGCGGCAGGCAGCCACAGCCAGGCTGGTGAGCAGAGTGCTGGACACCAGGTAGAGCAGGGCAGGCTGGCCCATCTGCATGAGGGCCATGGCAGCAAAGGTGACCAGCAGGCCCACGGCATAGGCTGCGGTGCAGGCCATGAAGTAGACCTGGCGTGAGCGGATCTGCACATCAAAGCGGTGACAATAGGCCACCAGGAAGCCCGGGACCACTATGTCCCCGAAGCCGAGGATGGAGAAGGGCTGGTCACACAGGGTCAAGGCCGAGAAGCTCAGCCGGGGCACCCTGAGCACCATGGGCAGCCTCTCATGGCTCAGGGAATCTGCTGGGCCCGAGGCCACCTCCACCATGATGCTCTCGCCAGTCCTGGTGAGGAGGGGCGTGACAAAGACAAAGAAGACATCAAAGGCCAGCAGggccagcaggaaggaggcacAGCTCTTGAGTGTGGGCAGGCGCACGCGCCGCAGGACGAGGAGGCAGTAGGCCACGCCCAGCATGTCCTGCAGGAGCCACGCCCAGCGGTCCTCGTTGCGGTAGGCAACCCAGAGGACGGTCACCACCATGCACAAGATGGCCAGCAGCATCAGGGGCAGCTGCAGACAGGCCCGCCGGCCAGGCAGGAGCCACTGGTGTTGCTGCAGGGGCAGGTGGTGCACCACAGGTGCCAGGCAGCTGTAGAGGCCAGTGCCCGCACCCAGGCCGAAGATGGCGATCATGACATAGACAAAGCAGTCGTAGAAGAAGTAGAGCAGCAGCATGATGGAGCAGGACATGGCGACCACTGCGCCCGTCATGGCCAGCGTGAAGTCCACTGGCATGTCCTCGTCTTCTTCCTCGTGCCCCCGCTGGGCTGCCACTGCTTCCTGCTGATTGTGACCAccaggcccccctccccctcGGGCCCGGCGCCGCTGCAGCCGATCAGACTCGGTCAGGCCAGCCCAGTAGCCACCCGCGGCCACAGTGCCTACAGCCAGGATGAAGATGACCACCATGTTGTAGTCAAGGATGGGATCTGGGGGTGCGTACAAGGCCACGTGGACCCCGG encodes the following:
- the SPPL2C gene encoding signal peptide peptidase-like 2C, with the protein product MACRGFLLLLLLLTSAMAQGEYGVVHVVSENWSKDYCVLFRSDYVTLPRDLHHAPLLPLHDGTKTPWCPGEDFSHQDHPGLPSQRPLRQTTAMVMRGNCSFYAKGWLAQGRGAHGLLIVSRVSDQQCSDITLASQDPHKPLPDLTIPVAVLRYTDMLDILSHTHGGAGVHVALYAPPDPILDYNMVVIFILAVGTVAAGGYWAGLTESDRLQRRRARGGGGPGGHNQQEAVAAQRGHEEEDEDMPVDFTLAMTGAVVAMSCSIMLLLYFFYDCFVYVMIAIFGLGAGTGLYSCLAPVVHHLPLQQHQWLLPGRRACLQLPLMLLAILCMVVTVLWVAYRNEDRWAWLLQDMLGVAYCLLVLRRVRLPTLKSCASFLLALLAFDVFFVFVTPLLTRTGESIMVEVASGPADSLSHERLPMVLRVPRLSFSALTLCDQPFSILGFGDIVVPGFLVAYCHRFDVQIRSRQVYFMACTAAYAVGLLVTFAAMALMQMGQPALLYLVSSTLLTSLAVAACRQELTLFWAGQGRAKTPARPAPGLCSAPSVGSEQKQEDAVDIHRASEAEGATDHLAEDLDSNLGQDMAEIVIISEDEATSLDGHSDSSEGWSDANLDPDELPCASPGASEELMRLMPSELGHTHAQAQAQAHAHDAHLP